The Pseudanabaena sp. PCC 6802 genomic interval GTTCGGCAGTTTAACGAACCCCGCTACCAACTGGCATTCTGGTTAAATGACTGCCTGCAAAAATCCAGCTAACTGGGGAATTATTTCTCTAACTGTAAGGCGAGCATCGTCACCCTACTAAAGATATCTCTAACGCCACACCATAGGAACACCATCCCAAACTTAGTTCAAGCACAATTCAAATCAATGCTACATATGGGTAAGTCGAGTAAGTGCGATCGCGATCGAGTTTCAGATTTTAGCTATGAAGGCCAATTTCTAGGCTTTACGGCACTTGATGGCTACAAACTGAAGTATCTCAAGCTGAGCGCTTCTAATCGCGACTACATCATTAAAATTCCCAAAGAACAGCGATTAGATCTATATAGGAGTTTGAAACCTGGAGATCTAATTCAGTGTACAGGCGAGCAAAAGTTGAATTTCAGCACGGGGGAATGCAAACTCAAAGCTTATACGATTAGCAAGATCGCAAACCATCAAACGAACTCAGAAGTTATTCATCTACATAGCAACGTGCGCGATCTAAATAGCGATCGCCCCTCAAGCAAGCAGCACGCAAAGTCAGATAGCAAGCCTTTAGTTAATGTTTTAGTTTGCCAAAAATCAGATTGCGCTAAGCGAGGGAGCGGTCAGATTTGTAGCGCTTTGATGAATGCTCTGGAGCAACAAGACCTGGCGGAATATGTCAAGGTGAAAGGTACGGGTTGCATGAAACACTGCAAGAGCGGCCCGCATGTAGTGGTGATGCCAGATAAGTCTCGTTTCAGCCATGTCAAGGTCGGACAGATCCAGGAGATTGTTGCAGAGATCGGCAGCCAGGTATCCGCGCAAACCATGCCGAAAGCTGTTTAGTTGCGCGATCGCTAATATTAGAAGATATGCCCTTAGTGCAGGGGCAGGTTTAGCCCAAATCTAATGATCTTAGCCATAGATTAACTACAAAACCTGCCCTTACCAGGATGTTATTTACTAGCAACTTCCTAATCTAAAGTTTCTTCCCAACCGCACTCTTCGCAATACCAGTTTGCAGGTGGCAGCTTGAATCGGGAAAACGGATAGTGGCATGCGGGGCACCTGCCCGTAAATAAGGGGTGCCACATCAGACCTCTCAAATTAAGTCCCCTGTAGTTTTTCGGATCTTCTAGCTCCCATAGCTCGGCAGTCTCGAAATCCCGGCAGTAATTCCCTGTGGGGCCAGCAGGATGTACCGCACAGACAATGTACTTTGTATGTGAGAACAGCTTACAGCGATCGCAGTCAGGTATTTTCGGCATGTTGCAATTCTAGCTAAATCGCTTAATCTCGACTCCGTTACTCACAACCACGAGTTCTAAAGACAAAGGCCCAGAAACGAAAATTGATTCTTTAGCAACCGCACGCACCTCAAAGCCAGTTTTATACTGCCCGATTGTTTGTAAAAGATCTGAGATGGCATCCGTGGGAAAACTTCCGACATTGCCAGTGATCGGATCGGCTAGTATCTCTTTGCTGTTAGCACGGAACCTCACAAGGGAAAACAGACGGCTGACTCTCTCTGCCATTTCCTGCGGTTGCAGGTTGGGCTTAAATTGCAATGAGGCAATTACTTCGCCTTTATTAAATATCTTGCGATTCGGGATGACATCGACAGCGATCGAGACCTTATTCTCGCGACGCAGGTAGTTACGAGTGGAAAGAATGCGCATGACGTAGCTGCCGCCACCTTTAATGCTTTCAATCATGCTATCTATATCGGATTGCTTCACCTCGATGACAGCATCTCCCATATCTCCTTTGGTTGGCAGGTATAGCAGATTGCGGGCTTGCAACTCAGCCCGCTGTAACAGCGCATAGACGGCTTCCTTTGACTCCTGCGGCGATAGCCCTGGTCTAATCACCGTTGATGCCAGAACCTGCTCGGAGTTGATTGCCACATTGCCCAGACGGAAAGCTTCGATGTTTTTGGATAGAACTTCTTTACTGGCTTCTAGCTCCTTAATTTCGCTACCCAGCTTTGTCACGTTCTTCTCTAGTTTGATGCGTTGCTCTCCCAATGTAGCAATCTGTACTTGGGATTCTGCTGCTTGTTTGCTCAAAGCATCTCGTTCCGTTGTCAGGCGATCGCGCTCTTGCTTTAATTTATTCCCCTCTGCAATCAGGTTATCTCTTTCCGAGCTAAGACCTTGTACGCGATCGCGCAGTTGCTGTTCCTGTAGCTGTACTTTTGCCAACTCGCTATTTGCCTGCTGGAACTTTGCCTGCACTGCTTGCAGCCTGGCTTGTGTTTCCGCCTGCCTGTTCACCGCAGTAGATAAAAACTTATTAATTAGATCGAGGCGATCTTGCGCTTCTTTTCTTTTGGTATTTGCATTACGCAATTCCTCCTCGACCTTTTGCTTCTCCGCCTTTGCATTTTGAAGTTCGGCCTGGATGCGCTCGTATTCAAATATACCTTTACGCAACTCGCTATTAGTGGCAAGTAAAATTCCAAAGGTGGAGGCAGCGATCGAAGCCCCAGTCAAAATCGTCACTAAGGTAGCTGTATTGCGAGGTCTGAGATTAAAAATACTGAGCCGCGATTTACCAACTTTTGTGCCAATGCGATCGCCCAGAGTGGCAACTATGCCACCCAAGATTAAAATCGCTAGAACTAGCATATAGCCGCCAGCCATGCCTGCTCCTTACACCTGATGCTGCAATATTAGCACTTGCGTCGCCCCTCACCTGAACAATGGTTCTTAGCTTCTAGATATAGTGGTTAACTTCCAGCAAACAGCTTTTCCAAAAGCTTGTGCTGCAAACACTTCAGTACGTAGCATCTATACTAACTGACTTCCAGACTGCCGCACATCAATATTTCAGAATTCCAGCCACCTTTCCTGAAATGCTATCATCTACCAGTCAGGATCGAGATCTTAACTGTAGATATGACCACTACTACCCCGGTAAAAACTAAGTACGAAGCTGTGATCGGCTTGGAAACGCATTGTCAACTGAGTACCGCCACTAAGATATTTTGCGGTTGCTCGACCCAGTTTGGTTCTGCGCCAAATAGCAATGTCTGCCCTATTTGTTTAGGGATGCCTGGTGTATTACCCGTCCTGAACGAAAAAGTTTTGGAATATGCGGTCAAAGCCTCTCTGGCACTTAACTGCCAGATTACGCCCCATAGCAAGTTCGATCGCAAGCAATACTTTTACCCTGACTTACCCAAAAATTATCAGATCTCTCAGTACGATCTCCCGATCGCTACCAATGGCTGGCTGGAGATTGCCCAAGAAGATGGCACCACCAAGCGAATCGGGATTACGCGCCTGCACATGGAAGAGGATGCGGGTAAGCTCGTCCACGCTGGCTCCGATCGCCTCTCTGGTTCCAGTCATTCTCTAGTGGACTACAACCGCGCTGGCGTGCCGTTGTGTGAAATTGTCTCCGAGCCGGATATTCGTTCTGGGGTAGAAGCGGCTGCCTACGCCCAGGAAATGCGCCGCATTCTGCGATATTTAGGCGTATGCGACGGCAATATGCAGGAAGGTTCCTTGCGCTGCGACGTAAATATATCGGTGCGCCCGGAAGGATCGGAAAAGTTTGGCACTAAGGTCGAGATCAAGAATATGAACTCCTTTAATGCCATTCAACGGGCGATCGACTACGAAATCGAGCGCCAAATTGAAATTTTAGAGTCGGGAAAAGGCAAAATCGTACAGGAGACCCGCCTGTGGGAAGAAAATACGCAGCGCACGATTAGCATGCGTTCTAAAGAAGGTTCCAGCGACTATCGTTACTTCCCCGAGCCGGATTTAGTCGCGATCGAAGTTCCCGCAGCAACGCAAGCACATTACCGGGACGAGTTACCGGAACTACCAGCCTCGAAGCGCGATCGCTACCAAAAGCAACTGGGTTTGAGTGCCTACGACGCGAACCTGCTGGCAGACGATCGCGGTGTAGCGGAATATTTTGAGGCAGTACTGACAACTGGTGCCGATCCCAAACAAGCCTTTAACTGGATTATGGGAGATATTACAGCTTATCTAAACGAGCATAAACTCAAAATTACAGATATTCCTCTGACTCCCTCGATTTTAGGCGAACTAATCGCTCTGATCGGTGACGGAACGATCAGCAGCAAAATCGCCAAAGATATCCTACCGGAGCTATTAGAGAATGGCGGCTCTGTCAAATCTCTGATTCAGAAGAAAAACCTGACAGTACTCTCGGGTGCCGAACTAGAGAAAGTAATCGATGAGATCCTGGCTGGCAATCCCAAGGAAGTAGAGCAATATCGAGGTGGCAAAACCAAACTACTGGGCTTTTTTGTGGGGCAGGTGATGAAAAAAACCCAAGGACGCGCTGCTCCGCAAGTTACGAATGAGATGTTAACCGTCAAGCTGAATGGATAGTGGTTTGAGCGATCGCGAGATTAAAATCGCTGTGGTGGGAGATATCCACGAGCAATGGGAGCCTGAAGATGGCATTGCTTTACAGCGCTTAGGCGTAGATTTAGTTCTGTTTGTCGGCGATTTCGGTAATGAATCGGTGGAGGTCGTGCGTGCCATTGCCACCCTCGATCTCCCCAAAGCCGTCATCCTCGGTAACCATGACGCTTGGTATACCGCCTCGGAATGGGGTAGGCGCAAATGCCCCTACGATCGCAAACAAGAAGATCGCCTGCAGCAGCAAATCGATCTGCTCGGCCATACCCACGTTGGCTATAGCTACCTCGATTTCCCCAATTTGAACTTGTCGGTCGTGGGCAGTCGCCCTTTTAGTTGGGGTTCCTCGGAATGGAAAAATGCCGAGTTTTATCGCGATCGCTACGGCATCGAAAATTTCGAGCAATCCACGGCACGGATAGCTCAGTCCGTTGCTGCTGCCGCTGGTGAAGTAATTATCTTTTTAGGACATAATGGCCCCTTTGGACTCGGCGATCGCCCTACCGATCCCTGTGGCAAAGATTGGCATCCGGCGGGCGGCGACTACGGCGATCCAGATTTTACCGAAGCGATCGCGAAATCCCGTCTGCTATGCAAGCAAATTCCCCTTGTCGCATTCGGCCACATGCACCATCGCCTGCATCACACCACCGAACTGCGCCGCCCCATCGCGATCGACCCAGAAGGTACGATTTACCTCAATGCCGCCGCCGTACCCCGCATAGTTAAGACATTACAGCAGCGCGATCGGAACTTCTCATTGGTATCTATGCAAGGGGGCAAGGTCGCACGGGTATCTCTTGTGTGGGTAGATCGGAACTATAGCATCACATTGGAAGAGATTCTATATGAATCCCAAGTAAGGGTTTAGCATTTGCGCGATCGTTCGCAACGCGATCGCCACCGATGCGATCTCTCCTCTGCATCGTCTTTCTTCTTCGCCCTGCTCCTCTGGTGGAAACCACGGTAAGGGTTTAGCATTTGTTTCGATAGTCTTCGCATCAAACACAAGCATTATTCACAAATGCTAAACCCCTGCGTCCGCTGCGTCCGCACCCCTGCGTCTGCTCTGCGTCCGCGCTCTATCTATCCCCCCACCTGAACCTCTGCGGTATCTGGCTCCAAAATGGGAGGACGGATACATAGGTAGACTAACGGCCCAAATAGAGGGATGGTAGAGGCTAGAACGAATAGCTGAGAATCTTCTAGGCCGCGCCTTGACATATCATCGCCCAAGATCCAGCCAAACATTAACGATAGAAGGCAAAAATCTAATCCCATTACGTGAATAAATCGACTGGTACGCCATTGCTGAGCAAAATCCACTAGATTGCCAAATCGAAAACCATAGAATATGAGAGCGATCGCGGCAGATGTCAACAAAATACCCAACCAGCGAGAATCTAATAACTTAATTAATCGATCTTTCTCGCCCATAAAACTGGGATTGCTCTCTCTCAGTGCAAAATAGGGTAATAAGCCAAATGCCCCAATACCAAAGGATAGTAGTGCAAACGGCCATGCTCTCACTTTTTGTCCTCTGCCATCGGCAAACAGGACGCAGGCATAGATAAAAGGCCAAATGCCCATTAGATTAAATAGCGTAACTACCCAAGCGTTAATGCCATCCCACTGTCCCAAGGCAAGCTTTTGAATTAATGCCAAAGTGTCGGGGTGATCGGGGGGAGCTAATAAAAAGGCATAGGCAATAAATCCTAACCATAGCAAGCCAAATCCAAGCTTTTTTTCCATAATTAAATAAGATTACCTGTGTTCTGTTGTCTTAATGAGTGTCGAGTCCCATATGTTTTTCAGTTTTTGAAGCGATCGCTCTAGGTCTGAGTAACTGCGATCGCGCTGATTCCATTTCTCTTGCCAAATAATGCTCGAGGTCGCACCAAACTCCTAAACAACAGCCACAAGGATAGTAATTCACCAG includes:
- the gatB gene encoding Asp-tRNA(Asn)/Glu-tRNA(Gln) amidotransferase subunit GatB, which gives rise to MTTTTPVKTKYEAVIGLETHCQLSTATKIFCGCSTQFGSAPNSNVCPICLGMPGVLPVLNEKVLEYAVKASLALNCQITPHSKFDRKQYFYPDLPKNYQISQYDLPIATNGWLEIAQEDGTTKRIGITRLHMEEDAGKLVHAGSDRLSGSSHSLVDYNRAGVPLCEIVSEPDIRSGVEAAAYAQEMRRILRYLGVCDGNMQEGSLRCDVNISVRPEGSEKFGTKVEIKNMNSFNAIQRAIDYEIERQIEILESGKGKIVQETRLWEENTQRTISMRSKEGSSDYRYFPEPDLVAIEVPAATQAHYRDELPELPASKRDRYQKQLGLSAYDANLLADDRGVAEYFEAVLTTGADPKQAFNWIMGDITAYLNEHKLKITDIPLTPSILGELIALIGDGTISSKIAKDILPELLENGGSVKSLIQKKNLTVLSGAELEKVIDEILAGNPKEVEQYRGGKTKLLGFFVGQVMKKTQGRAAPQVTNEMLTVKLNG
- a CDS encoding TIGR04168 family protein is translated as MDSGLSDREIKIAVVGDIHEQWEPEDGIALQRLGVDLVLFVGDFGNESVEVVRAIATLDLPKAVILGNHDAWYTASEWGRRKCPYDRKQEDRLQQQIDLLGHTHVGYSYLDFPNLNLSVVGSRPFSWGSSEWKNAEFYRDRYGIENFEQSTARIAQSVAAAAGEVIIFLGHNGPFGLGDRPTDPCGKDWHPAGGDYGDPDFTEAIAKSRLLCKQIPLVAFGHMHHRLHHTTELRRPIAIDPEGTIYLNAAAVPRIVKTLQQRDRNFSLVSMQGGKVARVSLVWVDRNYSITLEEILYESQVRV
- a CDS encoding (2Fe-2S) ferredoxin domain-containing protein, translated to MGKSSKCDRDRVSDFSYEGQFLGFTALDGYKLKYLKLSASNRDYIIKIPKEQRLDLYRSLKPGDLIQCTGEQKLNFSTGECKLKAYTISKIANHQTNSEVIHLHSNVRDLNSDRPSSKQHAKSDSKPLVNVLVCQKSDCAKRGSGQICSALMNALEQQDLAEYVKVKGTGCMKHCKSGPHVVVMPDKSRFSHVKVGQIQEIVAEIGSQVSAQTMPKAV
- a CDS encoding DUF3084 domain-containing protein, translated to MAGGYMLVLAILILGGIVATLGDRIGTKVGKSRLSIFNLRPRNTATLVTILTGASIAASTFGILLATNSELRKGIFEYERIQAELQNAKAEKQKVEEELRNANTKRKEAQDRLDLINKFLSTAVNRQAETQARLQAVQAKFQQANSELAKVQLQEQQLRDRVQGLSSERDNLIAEGNKLKQERDRLTTERDALSKQAAESQVQIATLGEQRIKLEKNVTKLGSEIKELEASKEVLSKNIEAFRLGNVAINSEQVLASTVIRPGLSPQESKEAVYALLQRAELQARNLLYLPTKGDMGDAVIEVKQSDIDSMIESIKGGGSYVMRILSTRNYLRRENKVSIAVDVIPNRKIFNKGEVIASLQFKPNLQPQEMAERVSRLFSLVRFRANSKEILADPITGNVGSFPTDAISDLLQTIGQYKTGFEVRAVAKESIFVSGPLSLELVVVSNGVEIKRFS